Proteins co-encoded in one Rhopalosiphum maidis isolate BTI-1 chromosome 2, ASM367621v3, whole genome shotgun sequence genomic window:
- the LOC113552927 gene encoding SUMO-activating enzyme subunit 1-like, which yields MASEITKNGDDQMSKDERKVYDRQIRLWGYDGQNKLRASKVLLIGMQGLGAEIAKNLILIGVNSITLKDHTEVSILDHCSQFLIPRDSQERNRAKASMSAAQKLNPNVKVIVDTTPIEQNVDSFVTSFDVVIATECSPNTYKRLSENCRKAKVKLFIADVYGLFGYFFQDINFEHSLYGEVFPNIDQSNIVPIPKNVPQLYFLTSALLKFQSESNRKPNPDTCEEDIEELKLLINLSPDQTNTDNSLFDEYYGELFCELSPATSIVGAMVSQTAINTVMGMPIEKLNVFFFDHIEHEGKFHLL from the exons ATGGCTTccgaaattacaaaaaatggtGATGATCAAATGTCGAAAGACGAACGCAAGGTTTATGACCGACAAATACGCCTGTGGGGTTACGATGGACAAAACAA ATTAAGAGCATCAAAAGTACTTTTAATCGGAATGCAAGGCTTAGGCGCAGAGATAgctaaaaatttgatattgatTGGTGTGAATTCTATTACATTGAAAGATCATACAGAAGTGTCAATATTAGACCATTGTTCACAGTTCCTTATCCCACGCGATAGTCAAGAACGTAAT cgTGCTAAAGCAAGTATGAGTGCTGCTCAAAAGCTAAACCCAAATGTGAAAGTCATTGTAGATACAACACCTATTGAACAAAATGTCGATAGTTTTGTTACCTCATTTGATGTTGTCATAGCCACTGAATGTTCTCCGAATACTTATAAAAGATTGAGTGAAAATTGTAGAAAAgctaaagtaaaattattcattgctGATGTTTATGGTTTATTTGGATACTTTTTTCAGGACat taaTTTTGAACATTCTTTGTATGGCGAGGTGTTTCCAAACATTGATCAAAGCAATATTGTTCCTATTCCTAAAAATGTACCGCAGCTATATTTTTTGACTTCAG ctttattaaaatttcaatctgAATCTAATCGTAAACCGAATCCTGATACTTGCGAAGAAGATATTGAAGAATTGAAGTTACTTATTAACTTATCTCCAGATCAAACTAATACTGATAATAGTCTATTTGATGAATACTATgg tgAATTATTTTGCGAGTTGAGTCCAGCGACTTCTATTGTTGGTGCAATGGTATCCCAGACTGCTATAAATACTGTAATGGGTATGCCTATTGAAAagttaaatgtgtttttttttgatcaCATTGAACATGAAGGAAAATtccatttgttataa
- the LOC113555182 gene encoding guanine nucleotide-binding protein G(q) subunit alpha isoform X5 gives MACCLSEEAKEQKRINQEIERQLRRDKRDARRELKLLLLGTGESGKSTFIKQMRIIHGSGYSDEDKRGFIKLVYQNIFMAMQSMIRAMDMLKIHYSDPSCSERAELIKSVDFETVTTFESPYVEAIKALWGDSGIQECYDRRREYQLTDSAKYYLMEIDRVASPNYLPTEQDILRVRVPTTGIIEYPFDLEEIRFSYLSDLARIEAPDYLPTEQDILRARAPTTGIIEYPFDLDGIVFRMVDVGGQRSERRKWIHCFENVTSIIFLVALSEYDQILFESENENRMEESKALFKTIITYPWFQHSSVILFLNKKDLLEEKIMYSHLVDYFPDFEGPQRDAISAREFILRMFVDLNPDSEKIIYSHFTCATDTENIRFVFAAVKDTILQSNLKEYNLV, from the exons GTACTGGTGAATCGGGGAAATCCACATTTATCAAACAAATGCGGATTATCCATGGTTCTGGTTACTCCGACGAAGACAAAAGAGGGTTCATCAAACTAgtataccaaaatatattcatggCCATGCAGAGTATGATCAGGGCCATGGACATGCTCAAAATACATTACTCTGATCCATCATGTTCT gaACGTGCGGAGCTCATTAAAAGTGTAGATTTTGAAACTGTTACAACTTTTGAAAGTCCATACGTCGAAGCGATCAAAGCACTCTGGGGAGACTCTGGCATTCAAGAATGTTATGATCGCAGGCGTGAATACCAGCTCACAGATTCTGCTAAAta ttatttaatgGAAATAGACAGAGTGGCCAGTCCAAATTATCTGCCCACAGAACAAGACATACTTAGAGTAAGGGTACCCACGACGGGCATTATCGAATACCCGTTCGATCTAGAAGAAATTCggtttag TTACTTAAGCGACTTAGCAAGAATTGAAGCCCCTGATTATTTACCTACCGAACAGGACATTCTACGTGCTAGGGCTCCAACTACAGGCATTATCGAGTACCCTTTCGATCTTGATGGTATTGTCTTcag GATGGTCGATGTTGGAGGCCAGAGATCAGAAAGACGAAAATGGATCCACTGTTTTGAGAATGTAACATCCATTATATTCTTAGTGGCACTTAGTGAATACGATCAGATTCTTTTTGAATCCGAAAacgaa aaTAGGATGGAAGAATCCAAAGCATTATTCAAAACTATCATAACATATCCTTGGTTCCAACACTCAtcagtaatattgtttttgaacaAAAAGGATCTTCTCGAAGAAAAAATCATGTATTCTCATCTGGTAGATTACTTTCCAGACTTTGAGG GTCCTCAAAGGGACGCCATAAGTGCACGAGAGTTTATACTAAGGATGTTTGTGGATTTGAATCCTGATAgtgagaaaataatttattcacatttCACATGTGCCACAG atacCGAAAACATTAGATTTGTCTTTGCGGCAGTGAAAGACACCATACTACAATCCAATCTCAAAGAATACAACCTTGTGTAA
- the LOC113555182 gene encoding guanine nucleotide-binding protein G(q) subunit alpha isoform X6 yields the protein MACCLSEEAKEQKRINQEIERQLRRDKRDARRELKLLLLGTGESGKSTFIKQMRIIHGSGYSDEDKRGFIKLVYQNIFMAMQSMIRAMDMLKIHYSDPSCSERAELIKSVDFETVTTFESPYVEAIKALWGDSGIQECYDRRREYQLTDSAKYYLMEIDRVASPNYLPTEQDILRVRVPTTGIIEYPFDLEEIRFSYLSDLARIEAPDYLPTEQDILRARAPTTGIIEYPFDLDGIVFRMVDVGGQRSERRKWIHCFENVTSIIFLVALSEYDQILFESENENRMEESKALFKTIITYPWFQHSSVILFLNKKDLLEEKIMYSHLVDYFPDFEGPQRDAISAREFILRMFVDLNPDSEKIIYSHFTCATDTENIKLVFCAVKDTIMQSALKEFNLA from the exons GTACTGGTGAATCGGGGAAATCCACATTTATCAAACAAATGCGGATTATCCATGGTTCTGGTTACTCCGACGAAGACAAAAGAGGGTTCATCAAACTAgtataccaaaatatattcatggCCATGCAGAGTATGATCAGGGCCATGGACATGCTCAAAATACATTACTCTGATCCATCATGTTCT gaACGTGCGGAGCTCATTAAAAGTGTAGATTTTGAAACTGTTACAACTTTTGAAAGTCCATACGTCGAAGCGATCAAAGCACTCTGGGGAGACTCTGGCATTCAAGAATGTTATGATCGCAGGCGTGAATACCAGCTCACAGATTCTGCTAAAta ttatttaatgGAAATAGACAGAGTGGCCAGTCCAAATTATCTGCCCACAGAACAAGACATACTTAGAGTAAGGGTACCCACGACGGGCATTATCGAATACCCGTTCGATCTAGAAGAAATTCggtttag TTACTTAAGCGACTTAGCAAGAATTGAAGCCCCTGATTATTTACCTACCGAACAGGACATTCTACGTGCTAGGGCTCCAACTACAGGCATTATCGAGTACCCTTTCGATCTTGATGGTATTGTCTTcag GATGGTCGATGTTGGAGGCCAGAGATCAGAAAGACGAAAATGGATCCACTGTTTTGAGAATGTAACATCCATTATATTCTTAGTGGCACTTAGTGAATACGATCAGATTCTTTTTGAATCCGAAAacgaa aaTAGGATGGAAGAATCCAAAGCATTATTCAAAACTATCATAACATATCCTTGGTTCCAACACTCAtcagtaatattgtttttgaacaAAAAGGATCTTCTCGAAGAAAAAATCATGTATTCTCATCTGGTAGATTACTTTCCAGACTTTGAGG GTCCTCAAAGGGACGCCATAAGTGCACGAGAGTTTATACTAAGGATGTTTGTGGATTTGAATCCTGATAgtgagaaaataatttattcacatttCACATGTGCCACAG ATacggaaaatataaaactggtGTTTTGTGCTGTTAAAGATACAATTATGCAAAGTGCTTTAAAAGAATTCAATCTAGcctaa